Proteins from a single region of Ananas comosus cultivar F153 linkage group 3, ASM154086v1, whole genome shotgun sequence:
- the LOC109707975 gene encoding uncharacterized protein LOC109707975, which yields MKLVWCPEMASKAYIDGVKTLAERELADTDVAELVSAMAGGWNAQLIVEAPAPAPHDVAAITLALSAAARHTGARYVCVYPDRNSAAEHPAEVVVGEAAEAMGGLEGVDLLVVDARRGDAAAAVAAARPGPRGMVVVQHHAGRRRGCGGGGVALVPAVDSARGSGHGRGARVPTLISFWIIFMSYVNMPAQQQNLSPNTDIS from the coding sequence ATGAAGTTGGTATGGTGCCCGGAGATGGCGTCGAAGGCGTACATCGACGGCGTGAAGACGCTGGCGGAGCGAGAGCTCGCCGACACCGACGTTGCCGAGCTCGTCTCCGCCATGGCCGGGGGCTGGAACGCGCAGCTCATCGTCGAGGCCCCGGCCCCGGCACCGCACGACGTCGCCGCCATCACCCtcgccctctccgccgccgcgcgccaCACCGGCGCCCGCTACGTCTGCGTCTACCCAGACCGTAACTCGGCGGCGGAGCACCCCGcggaggtggtggtgggggaggcggcggaggcgatgGGGGGGCTGGAGGGGGTGGACCTGCTGGTGGTGGACGCGCGGCGCGGGGacgcggcagcggcggtggcggcggcgaggcCGGGGCCGAGGGGGATGGTGGTGGTGCAGCACCAcgcggggcggcggaggggctgcggcggcggcggcgtcgcgtTGGTGCCGGCGGTGGATTCGGCACGTGGATCGGGACACGGGCGAGGAGCACGTGTTCCGACGCTGATATCCTTCTGGATAATTTTCATGTCATACGTCAATATGCCAGCACAGCAGCAGAACTTATCTCCAAACACGGATATCAGCTGA
- the LOC109707129 gene encoding probable LRR receptor-like serine/threonine-protein kinase At1g34110, with amino-acid sequence MGSLPFVLSLVVVLHLCSAEGSSEVGALMALKRALDPQGRALASWAPMADPCGGGFEGVACDARGRVANISLQGRGLAGSISPAVAQLRGLSGLYLHYNELRGEIPREIGTLAELTDLYLNVNNLSGGIPVEFGNLGSLQVLQLCYNQLTGSIPTQLGLLKKLNVLALQSNRLNGAIPATLGDLSQLIRLDLSFNHLFGSIPTKLAQLPELVYLDLRNNSLSGNVPSDLKRLQEGFQYENNTDMCGTGFNSLRTCTSADLLNPTRPEPFSAGVAPHAIPQSVNTAGRCDTNHCSHSLKSSSVAAISSVSIIALLGFIFGLIAFSRYRSRKQNRGSAPIISTNNSCRRSASSLINLDYSNGWDPLADGKSALGFSEEVSTSFRFNLEEVEFATQYFSEVNLLVKKSNSLATYKGILRDGSAVVVKRISKTSCKSEEADFLHGLKIITSLKHDNIVKLRGICCSRGRGECFLVYDFVRNGSLLRYLDVNGEEINRVLEWATRVSIIKGIAKGIQYLHSETLNKPSLIHQNISAEKILLDQNFKPLISSSGLHNLLADDVIFATLKASAAMGYLAPEYGTVGRFTEKSDVYAFGIIIFQVISGKRMTAELRLLAESGKLEDLIDGNLKGEYSKEEATKLGRDALVCTSEDPNRRPTMEALLQEFGDI; translated from the exons ATGGGTTCTCTCCCTTTCGTGCTCtccctcgtcgtcgtcctccacCTGTGCTCGGCGGAGGGGAGCTCCGAGGTGGGCGCGCTCATGGCGCTGAAGCGGGCGCTGGACCCGCAGGGGCGAGCGCTCGCTTCGTGGGCGCCCATGGCGGACCCGTGCGGTGGGGGCTTCGAGGGGGTGGCGTGCGACGCGCGCGGAAGGGTCGCGAACATCTCCCTGCAGGGGCGCGGCCTCGCCGGGTCCATCTCCCCCGCGGTGGCGCAGCTCCGGGGCCTCTCGGGGCTCTACTTGCACTACAACGAGCTCAGGGGGGAGATACCCAGGGAGATTGGGACCTTAGCGGAGCTCACGGATCTCTACCTCAACGTTAATAACCTCTCCGGGGGGATCCCCGTGGAGTTTGGGAACTTGGGGAGTCTCCAAG TTCTGCAACTCTGCTACAACCAGCTAACAGGGAGCATACCAACCCAGCTTGGGCTTTTGAAGAAGCTCAATGTGCTCGCTTTGCAATCCAATCGCCTAAACGGCGCGATTCCGGCTACCTTGGGAGACCTCTCGCAGCTAATAAGATTGGATTTAAGCTTCAATCACCTCTTCGGGTCGATCCCGACTAAATTAGCTCAACTCCCTGAGCTTGTATACTTAGATCTTCGCAACAACTCGCTTTCCGGCAATGTCCCTTCCG ATTTGAAGAGATTGCAAGAAGGTTTTCAATATGAGAACAACACTGATATGTGCGGAACTGGATTCAATTCTTTAAGAACTTGCACTTCTGCGGATCTCCTAAACCCTACCCGGCCCGAACCGTTTAGTGCCGGCGTCGCCCCGCACGCAATTCCCCAATCAGTTAACACCGCTGGCCGTTGCGATACAAACCACTGCTCTCACTCTTTGAAATCTTCTTCAGTGGCCGCCATTTCCTCCGTTTCTATAATCGCGCTCCTGGGGTTTATATTCGGGCTAATTGCATTCTCGAGGTATAGAAGCCGTAAGCAAAACCGTGGTAGCGCTCCAATTATTTCCACTAATAACTCGTGTCGTAGAAGTGCTTCTTCTCTCATCAACCTCGACTACTCTAATGGTTGGGATCCTTTAGCCGATGGGAAAAGTGCTCTTGGGTTCTCCGAAGAAGTTTCAACGAGCTTTCGTTTCAATCTTGAGGAAGTGGAGTTTGCCACTCAATACTTCTCGGAGGTGAATTTACTTGTGAAAAAATCGAATTCTTTAGCTACTTATAAAGGGATTTTGCGGGACGGGAGTGCGGTGGTGGTGAAGAGGATAAGCAAGACAAGTTGCAAGTCGGAAGAGGCCGATTTTCTACACGGGTTGAAGATAATTACTTCTTTAAAGCACGATAATATTGTTAAGTTGAGGGGTATTTGTTGCTCTCGAGGGAGGGGGGAGTGTTTTCTTGTTTACGATTTCGTTCGTAACGGGAGTTTGTTGCGGTATTTGGACGTGAACGGCGAAGAGATCAATCGCGTTCTCGAGTGGGCCACGAGAGTTTCCATCATCAAAGGCATTGCTAAAG GGATACAGTACCTCCACAGCGAAACCCTAAACAAGCCTTCTCTAATCCACCAAAACATATCCGCGGAGAAAATTCTACTTGACCAAAATTTCAAGCCTCTAATCTCCAGCTCAGGCCTTCATAACCTATTAGCCGATGATGTCATCTTCGCAACCCTAAAGGCAAGCGCCGCTATGGGTTACTTAGCTCCAGAGTACGGAACCGTTGGTCGCTTCACCGAGAAAAGTGATGTTTACGCTTTTGGGATCATCATCTTCCAAGTGATTTCGGGAAAAAGGATGACCGCAGAATTAAGGCTATTGGCGGAATCAGGTAAGCTCGAGGATCTCATCGATGGGAACTTGAAGGGGGAGTATTCGAAGGAAGAGGCCACTAAATTGGGGCGCGATGCGTTGGTTTGCACAAGCGAAGATCCGAACAGAAGGCCAACAATGGAGGCCTTGCTTCAAGAATTCGGAGATATATAA
- the LOC109707207 gene encoding chloride conductance regulatory protein ICln-like, giving the protein MVVGLRPFDDRVGDGPRLDADSGEEVMRVERGVAVALGRRPMESPGTLFVTTKRVIWLSDVDKEKGYAVDFLSISLHAVSRDPEAYPVPCIFAQIETGNDGNDVEGSDSEFGQDTDLSRITEMRLMLSDSNQLDALFDIFCQCAELNPDPNSVSGEENSWVFGNEEIGDGSYPEWQTYESLANPIGYANGAHDLAHSVLELQINDQRFEDAEEVEHDTNGDHQ; this is encoded by the exons atggtagTAGGGTTACGCCCCTTCGACGACAGAGTCGGCGACGGGCCCCGGCTCGACGCCGACTCCGGCGAGGAGGTGATGCGCGTAGAGCGCGGCGTCGCCGTCGCCCTCGGCCGCCGCCCCATGGAGTCGCCTGGAACCTTATTCGTCACCACCAA GAGGGTGATTTGGTTGAGTGATGTGGATAAGGAGAAGGGGTACGCGGTGGATTTCTTATCGATTTCGCTCCACGCGGTTTCGAGGGATCCGGAGGCCTATCCCGTGCCCTGTATATTTGCTCAG attgagACTGGAAACGATGGGAATGATGTTGAGGGCTCAGATTCTGAATTTGGTCAAGATACGGATCTATCAAGGATAACGGAAATGCGGCTGATGCTGTCAGATTCCAATCAAC TGGATGCTCTTTTTGACATCTTCTGTCAATGTGCTGAACTGAATCCCGATCCTAATTCTG TGAGCGGGGAAGAAAATAGTTGGGTTTTTGGCAATGAAGAGATAGGTGATG GAAGTTATCCTGAGTGGCAAACATATGAGAGTCTTGCCAACCCTATTGGCTACGCAAATGGTGCTCACGACCTGGCTCATTCAGTACTTGAG cttcaaatcaatgatcaaaGGTTCGAAGATGCTGAGGAGGTCGAACATGACACAAATGGTGATCATCAGTGA